In Antechinus flavipes isolate AdamAnt ecotype Samford, QLD, Australia chromosome 3, AdamAnt_v2, whole genome shotgun sequence, a genomic segment contains:
- the SMIM12 gene encoding small integral membrane protein 12, translating into MWPLFWTAFRAYAPYVTFPLAFVVGAVGYHVEWVIRGKSPQPIEEEKSISERREDRKLEELLGKDLTQVVSLKDKFEFAPKAVLNRNRPEKS; encoded by the coding sequence ATGTGGCCTTTATTTTGGACAGCGTTTCGTGCCTACGCTCCCTATGTCACGTTCCCTCTGGCCTTTGTGGTGGGGGCTGTGGGCTACCACGTGGAGTGGGTCATCAGGGGGAAGTCGCCCCAGCCTATAGAGGAGGAGAAGAGCATCTCAGAGCGCCGGGAAGACCGAAAGTTGGAAGAGCTGTTAGGCAAGGACCTCACGCAGGTGGTGAGCCTTAAGGACAAGTTTGAATTTGCTCCCAAAGCTGTATTGAACAGAAATCGTCCTGAGAAGAGCTAA